In the genome of Ignavibacteriales bacterium, one region contains:
- a CDS encoding RNA polymerase sigma factor has translation MPETNDFDLVKEFIAGDESAFNKLIKKYQQKIYWHARRMSGNHLDADEIVQEVLVTLYNKLHTFEFKSSLYTWIFRITSTRSLNFLKKRSIRKIFNFSENDNEIRTKAADGSLINEIEANEQIEKINFCLQKLPVKQREVFILRNFDELSYEEISKVTGKSIGGLKSNYFHAVTKMAEMMKNENE, from the coding sequence ATGCCGGAAACAAATGATTTTGACTTAGTTAAAGAATTTATTGCTGGTGATGAAAGTGCTTTTAATAAACTAATAAAAAAGTATCAGCAAAAAATTTATTGGCATGCACGTCGTATGTCCGGCAATCATCTTGATGCTGATGAGATTGTGCAGGAAGTTCTGGTTACACTTTATAATAAACTGCACACGTTTGAGTTTAAGTCTTCATTATATACCTGGATATTCAGGATAACGTCGACAAGAAGTCTTAACTTTCTAAAGAAGAGGAGTATAAGGAAGATTTTTAATTTCAGTGAAAATGATAATGAAATAAGAACTAAAGCAGCGGATGGCAGCCTTATAAATGAGATCGAAGCAAATGAACAAATTGAAAAAATTAACTTTTGTCTTCAGAAACTTCCTGTAAAACAAAGAGAAGTTTTTATACTGCGAAACTTCGATGAACTTTCTTATGAAGAAATATCAAAAGTAACTGGGAAAAGCATTGGAGGATTAAAATCAAATTATTTTCATGCTGTAACTAAAATGGCTGAGATGATGAAAAATGAAAATGAATAG